One genomic segment of Dehalogenimonas alkenigignens includes these proteins:
- a CDS encoding laccase, which yields MPAPRRRMSTNIFRRKMREAGSGATPTSLSSVIAQPAKPREVTRRQYLQMAAGTAGLLGYSIAARKVVQGAEQVTNPVYRNKITHEERMAAAARANETLAEAGQLTPSNGGSLIAQAIPLAANPGPGDVPDYFSITVPNWAYSPPIRKFVDGLPGLGPGAANNLGQYIPIANPDKLTYPGSDYYEISLREYNEKLHSDLPPTRLRGYVQTNNGTNAGGTLNNVTPAPIHYLGPLIIAQKDRAVRIRFTNELPTGAGGNLFIPVDEAMMGAGLGPMGGTEIYTQNRAVIHLHGADAPWISDGTPHQWITPAGETTSYPDGASVLYSGVPDMPDPGPGQYNYYYPNQMSARLMFYHDHALGITRLNVYVGMAAGYIIQDPVEAELVNSGIIPADQIPLIVQDKTFVDAPMIPSTDPTWNWGITPPVPHTGDLWMGHVYNPAQNPWAPDNSGINPMGRWHYAPWFWPPATNLLVGPQPNPYYDSVNPANTPWEAPFIPGAPHPAMQMESFQDTMLVNGTAFPYVEVDPKSYRLRVLNACNDRFLNLQMYEADSTGFTVNGFGTEIKTVVAAPYPNDPTWPQNFELGNATWPIDGRDGGVPDWNTAGPDWIVIGNEGGFLPMPAVVPQRPIDWNVDVTTFNAGIVNSFSLALGPAERADVIVDFSQYAGKTLIVYNDAPAPFPAPDPRLDYYTGSPDMADAGGYTYPANGNTTLPGHGPNTRTVMQIRVRNVAPAAQYNVSALNEAWASNAAHPGVFERTQPKLIVPNAVHNDAYRVDNGNGTFSPRGGATSFPADTYVRIFQNSHTFKTISGQQMTLPLQPKAIQDEMGEAYDPVYGRMSGMLGLELPNTVAGAANFMLYPYASPPVEVLKDSMVPLSEPMPGDGTQLWKITHNGVDTHPIHFHLFNVQVINRVAWDGFLSLPHPTERGWKETLRVSPLEDTIVALRPVAPQLPFKVPNSIRPIDATMPLGETLIGPPGGFFDPTGNPITITNQMVNFGWEYVIHCHILGHEEMDMMHGVCFAVAPDAPTNVTATVLDNPKRVSLSWTNPAVNATGFKIERATNAGFTANLVTRTVGMVTTFDDTEIENAITYFYRVAALNTVGSTIPGFPTATAESAPTVAGAQSTGVAQTRMVTISPTSVSPAKTITVTASLKQLPGLTDVVRAGMPVLFNYVFHKIESSTTESGTATVNTDAAGKAVLAIVAPNEKATVVVDAIFNGDANLQPSSNMSTIAVVPFIQTVLTASNAAGVVTFHLADSYGNAIAGQDLSFLTTAGTLSVGSATTDISGNAQVVLSGVNSAVISASFGGFVNASGWSYQPSQARITAEIAASGPAITRVVTASADSVSPGQNINMTAQLQTLPAQAPVNIAGLSITFNYVFYKLESSTTQNGSVVATTNASGVATLSVPAPNEKSTVVIDAVFFGDANRLASSHMGIIAVVPFIQTVITGSTSAGVITFHLADQYGNPLVGRTLSFLTTAGTLSSATGLTSAGGDVAVALSGAPGVVSASFGGYQSPAGWSYQPTQCRITVTP from the coding sequence ACCCCGACTTCTCTTTCTTCGGTCATTGCTCAGCCTGCCAAACCCCGGGAGGTAACCCGGCGCCAGTACCTGCAGATGGCCGCCGGCACCGCCGGGCTTTTGGGTTATTCCATAGCCGCCCGTAAGGTAGTCCAGGGCGCCGAACAGGTGACCAATCCGGTTTACCGTAACAAGATCACCCATGAAGAGCGCATGGCCGCCGCCGCCCGCGCCAATGAGACGCTGGCCGAAGCCGGTCAGCTCACCCCCAGTAACGGCGGCAGCCTCATCGCCCAGGCCATCCCGCTGGCGGCCAATCCGGGACCCGGCGATGTGCCGGACTATTTCAGCATCACCGTGCCCAACTGGGCCTACAGCCCGCCGATTCGGAAATTCGTTGACGGCTTGCCCGGCCTTGGGCCCGGCGCCGCCAACAACCTCGGGCAATATATCCCCATCGCCAACCCCGATAAACTGACTTATCCCGGTTCCGACTATTATGAGATCTCCCTCCGCGAGTATAACGAGAAACTGCACTCCGACCTGCCCCCCACCCGACTCCGCGGCTATGTCCAGACCAACAACGGCACCAACGCCGGCGGCACCCTCAACAATGTCACGCCGGCGCCGATCCATTACCTTGGCCCGCTGATCATCGCACAGAAGGACCGCGCCGTCCGCATCAGGTTCACCAATGAACTGCCCACCGGCGCCGGCGGCAACCTGTTCATCCCCGTTGACGAAGCCATGATGGGCGCCGGTCTTGGCCCCATGGGCGGCACTGAGATTTACACCCAGAACCGCGCCGTCATCCACCTCCACGGCGCCGACGCCCCCTGGATTTCCGACGGCACGCCTCATCAGTGGATCACCCCGGCCGGCGAGACGACATCTTACCCCGACGGCGCCAGCGTCCTCTACTCCGGCGTGCCGGATATGCCTGATCCCGGACCCGGCCAGTACAATTATTACTACCCCAATCAGATGAGCGCCCGCCTGATGTTCTACCACGATCATGCGCTCGGCATTACCCGCCTCAACGTTTATGTCGGCATGGCCGCCGGATACATCATTCAGGACCCGGTCGAAGCCGAACTGGTAAATAGCGGCATTATCCCCGCCGACCAGATCCCGCTCATCGTCCAGGACAAGACCTTCGTTGACGCCCCGATGATCCCCTCCACCGATCCCACCTGGAACTGGGGCATCACCCCGCCGGTACCCCACACCGGCGACCTGTGGATGGGCCACGTCTACAACCCGGCTCAGAACCCCTGGGCGCCGGACAATTCCGGCATCAACCCCATGGGCCGCTGGCACTATGCCCCGTGGTTCTGGCCGCCGGCCACCAACCTTCTGGTCGGGCCGCAACCCAACCCGTATTATGATTCGGTCAATCCTGCCAATACCCCGTGGGAAGCCCCCTTCATTCCGGGCGCCCCCCACCCTGCCATGCAGATGGAATCATTCCAGGACACCATGCTGGTCAACGGCACCGCCTTCCCATACGTGGAAGTTGATCCCAAATCTTACCGGCTCCGCGTCCTCAACGCCTGCAACGACCGGTTCTTAAACCTTCAAATGTATGAGGCGGATTCTACAGGATTTACTGTCAATGGCTTCGGCACCGAAATCAAGACAGTCGTTGCCGCGCCGTATCCCAACGACCCCACCTGGCCGCAGAACTTCGAGTTGGGCAATGCCACCTGGCCGATAGACGGCCGCGATGGCGGCGTGCCGGACTGGAACACCGCTGGCCCTGACTGGATCGTCATCGGCAACGAGGGCGGCTTCCTGCCCATGCCGGCCGTCGTCCCCCAGCGGCCGATCGACTGGAACGTTGATGTCACCACCTTCAACGCCGGCATCGTCAACTCGTTCTCCCTAGCCCTCGGCCCGGCCGAGCGGGCTGACGTTATCGTTGATTTCTCACAATATGCCGGCAAGACACTCATCGTCTATAACGACGCCCCCGCCCCCTTCCCGGCCCCCGACCCGCGCCTGGACTACTACACCGGCTCACCGGATATGGCAGATGCCGGCGGCTATACCTATCCCGCTAACGGCAACACCACTCTACCCGGCCACGGGCCCAACACCCGCACTGTCATGCAGATCCGGGTCAGGAATGTTGCGCCGGCAGCCCAGTATAATGTCTCCGCGCTGAATGAAGCCTGGGCTTCCAATGCCGCCCACCCTGGCGTCTTCGAGCGGACGCAGCCCAAGTTGATCGTGCCCAACGCCGTTCACAACGACGCCTACAGGGTGGATAACGGCAACGGCACCTTCTCGCCCAGGGGTGGCGCTACTTCCTTCCCGGCTGATACTTATGTCCGCATCTTCCAGAACTCCCATACCTTTAAGACCATTAGCGGACAGCAGATGACGCTGCCGCTGCAGCCCAAAGCCATCCAGGACGAAATGGGTGAAGCCTATGACCCGGTTTACGGCCGCATGAGCGGCATGCTCGGGCTGGAACTGCCCAATACCGTTGCCGGCGCCGCCAACTTCATGCTTTACCCCTATGCCTCGCCGCCGGTCGAGGTCCTCAAAGACTCCATGGTTCCGCTGTCGGAGCCTATGCCGGGTGACGGCACCCAGCTCTGGAAAATCACCCATAACGGCGTTGACACCCACCCGATCCACTTCCACCTGTTTAACGTTCAGGTGATCAACCGCGTCGCCTGGGACGGCTTCCTGTCGCTTCCCCACCCGACCGAACGCGGCTGGAAGGAAACCCTCCGCGTCAGCCCGCTGGAGGATACCATCGTCGCCCTCAGGCCGGTAGCGCCGCAACTGCCGTTCAAGGTGCCCAACTCGATCCGTCCGATCGATGCCACCATGCCTTTAGGTGAGACCCTCATCGGCCCGCCCGGCGGTTTCTTCGATCCGACCGGCAATCCGATCACCATCACCAACCAGATGGTCAACTTCGGCTGGGAGTATGTCATCCACTGCCATATCCTCGGCCACGAGGAAATGGATATGATGCACGGCGTCTGCTTCGCCGTCGCTCCTGACGCGCCGACCAACGTAACCGCCACCGTCCTGGACAACCCCAAGAGGGTCAGCCTGTCATGGACCAACCCGGCGGTGAATGCCACCGGATTCAAGATCGAACGCGCCACCAATGCCGGCTTCACCGCTAACCTGGTAACCCGCACCGTAGGCATGGTCACCACGTTCGATGATACTGAGATTGAAAACGCCATCACCTACTTCTACAGGGTTGCCGCTTTGAACACAGTCGGCAGCACCATACCCGGCTTCCCGACGGCAACCGCCGAATCCGCTCCGACGGTCGCCGGTGCCCAGAGCACTGGTGTGGCCCAGACCAGGATGGTAACCATCTCCCCGACCTCGGTCAGCCCGGCCAAGACGATCACAGTCACGGCTTCATTGAAGCAATTGCCTGGTCTGACTGATGTTGTCCGGGCAGGGATGCCGGTTCTCTTTAACTACGTCTTCCACAAGATTGAATCCAGCACTACCGAATCCGGCACGGCGACGGTAAACACCGACGCCGCCGGCAAAGCCGTCCTGGCCATCGTCGCTCCCAATGAAAAGGCTACCGTCGTGGTTGACGCCATCTTCAACGGCGACGCCAACCTGCAGCCTTCATCCAATATGAGCACCATCGCCGTGGTGCCTTTCATCCAGACGGTGCTGACGGCCTCCAATGCGGCGGGTGTCGTGACCTTCCACCTGGCTGACTCCTATGGCAATGCCATCGCCGGGCAGGACCTGTCCTTCCTGACCACCGCCGGCACCCTGTCGGTCGGTTCTGCCACCACCGATATCAGCGGCAATGCCCAGGTCGTCCTCAGCGGCGTCAACTCCGCGGTCATCTCCGCCAGCTTCGGCGGTTTCGTGAACGCCAGCGGCTGGTCGTATCAGCCTTCCCAGGCGCGCATCACCGCCGAAATCGCGGCTTCAGGTCCGGCGATTACACGGGTCGTTACCGCCTCGGCGGATTCGGTCAGCCCGGGGCAGAACATCAATATGACCGCCCAGCTTCAAACGCTGCCCGCCCAGGCTCCGGTCAACATCGCCGGTTTGTCCATCACCTTCAATTACGTGTTCTATAAGCTGGAATCCAGCACTACCCAGAATGGCTCTGTCGTAGCCACCACAAACGCCTCCGGAGTCGCTACACTCAGCGTCCCGGCGCCGAATGAAAAATCGACAGTGGTTATCGACGCCGTTTTCTTCGGTGACGCCAATCGCCTGGCTTCGTCCCACATGGGCATCATCGCCGTGGTACCCTTCATCCAGACGGTGATTACCGGCTCAACTTCAGCGGGCGTAATCACTTTCCACCTGGCTGATCAGTATGGCAACCCGCTGGTTGGGCGCACTTTGTCCTTCCTAACCACTGCTGGCACTTTGTCTTCGGCCACCGGACTGACCTCCGCCGGCGGCGATGTCGCCGTGGCGCTGAGCGGTGCCCCAGGGGTAGTTTCGGCCAGCTTCGGCGGATACCAGAGTCCGGCCGGCTGGTCCTATCAGCCCACCCAGTGCCGCATCACCGTCACTCCGTAA
- a CDS encoding ABC transporter permease yields MGTIKLALKNIRWNGFRSLSIFLGVAGVAAFLLSTTLIIRGAETSLDSGLQRMGADILVVPVGAETKLETALLMGKPTEIWMPRSNLESVASVPGVEAVSPQVYLASLYGAACCAVWEMFIVVYDPATDFTVTPWLRDNLGRDLARGEVVGGHYIFVPPEFDQIILYGYGMDLVGNLSATGTGLDQTLFMTMETAIAMAESSVTTAVQPLVVDPELISTIMVRVEPSADIHRVALDILSNTRGMVPIESPNLFGAFRNQMNGLLWGFFIISLIIWILSMLLIGLIFSMAANERRREMAVLRAIGATRGFIFKTLLSEAALLAAAGSLVGIIVAAGGLFVLKDLIAGSLRMPFLFPPLGVFLGLVGAGVGLALVTVTLAASIPAFRLSRQELAIAMRQ; encoded by the coding sequence ATGGGCACGATTAAACTTGCTCTGAAAAACATCCGCTGGAACGGCTTCCGGAGCCTGAGTATTTTTCTCGGGGTTGCCGGGGTAGCGGCATTCCTGCTCTCGACGACCCTGATCATCCGAGGCGCTGAAACCAGCCTTGATTCAGGTTTGCAGCGCATGGGCGCTGATATCCTGGTGGTTCCGGTCGGCGCCGAAACAAAGCTGGAAACCGCCCTCTTGATGGGTAAACCGACTGAAATCTGGATGCCCAGAAGCAACTTGGAATCAGTCGCTTCTGTCCCCGGCGTTGAGGCTGTTTCTCCCCAGGTATACCTGGCTTCCTTATACGGCGCCGCCTGCTGCGCTGTTTGGGAGATGTTCATTGTGGTATACGACCCGGCGACCGATTTCACGGTGACACCCTGGCTGAGAGACAATCTCGGACGGGACCTTGCCAGAGGTGAGGTTGTCGGCGGCCACTATATTTTTGTCCCGCCTGAATTCGATCAGATAATCCTCTACGGCTACGGCATGGACCTGGTCGGCAACCTGTCAGCCACCGGGACCGGGCTGGATCAAACGCTGTTCATGACCATGGAAACGGCTATCGCCATGGCCGAATCATCCGTTACCACCGCGGTTCAACCGCTGGTGGTCGACCCCGAATTGATCTCCACCATCATGGTCCGGGTAGAACCGTCCGCCGATATCCACAGAGTTGCCCTGGACATTCTGTCCAATACCAGGGGGATGGTGCCAATCGAAAGCCCGAACCTCTTCGGCGCTTTCCGGAACCAGATGAACGGCTTGTTGTGGGGTTTTTTCATCATCTCGCTCATCATCTGGATTCTGTCGATGCTGCTGATCGGATTAATATTTTCCATGGCGGCCAATGAACGCAGGCGGGAAATGGCTGTCCTCAGAGCCATTGGCGCCACCCGGGGGTTCATATTTAAAACCCTCCTTTCGGAAGCGGCTTTACTGGCCGCCGCCGGCTCCCTGGTCGGCATTATCGTGGCGGCCGGAGGTTTGTTTGTCCTTAAGGACCTCATCGCCGGTTCGCTGCGCATGCCCTTTCTCTTCCCTCCGCTTGGCGTGTTTCTGGGGCTTGTGGGTGCCGGTGTCGGATTGGCGCTGGTGACCGTGACGCTGGCCGCCTCCATTCCCGCCTTCCGCCTGAGCCGCCAGGAACTCGCCATAGCCATGAGACAATAA
- a CDS encoding class I SAM-dependent methyltransferase, which yields MIQTYPVDSAGGHSFERWHLDVFGCPGCKSNLVPMDSVLKCESCGTVYSVLNGIPSLISPDTALEMTAGHLPVKEFYLFERYDWTKDSKGLEYIYHHTRRAETWHYIEKLLPRDGIVLDIGCGTGLITHRLATIRQKAVALDMNLWALNQMNGKPYIVKAQADAEMLPVQDSSVDMVIATEVVEHLENPETTLQEMLRVCRPGGWLVGSVPSTNSIWKMRQHLSMTCAGNEPFHRNFTRNEITDLWHRVGYDGQIHGICFGLNWLWTVQK from the coding sequence ATGATTCAGACATATCCCGTTGACTCTGCGGGAGGACATTCATTCGAGCGTTGGCATCTGGATGTTTTCGGGTGCCCTGGCTGTAAATCCAACCTGGTTCCTATGGACAGTGTTCTGAAATGCGAGTCCTGCGGTACCGTCTACTCCGTACTCAACGGCATCCCGTCGCTCATCAGCCCGGACACCGCCCTCGAAATGACGGCCGGGCATCTCCCGGTCAAAGAGTTTTACCTTTTTGAACGTTACGATTGGACCAAAGACTCCAAGGGGCTCGAATATATCTATCACCACACCAGGAGAGCCGAAACCTGGCACTACATCGAAAAACTGCTGCCCCGTGACGGGATTGTCCTCGATATCGGCTGCGGTACCGGCCTGATCACTCACCGACTGGCCACCATCAGGCAGAAAGCCGTAGCTCTGGACATGAACCTTTGGGCTTTAAACCAGATGAACGGCAAGCCATACATTGTCAAAGCCCAGGCGGATGCTGAAATGCTGCCCGTTCAAGACTCGTCGGTGGATATGGTCATCGCCACTGAGGTGGTGGAACACCTGGAGAATCCTGAAACCACCCTCCAGGAAATGCTCCGGGTCTGCCGTCCCGGCGGTTGGCTTGTCGGGTCTGTCCCCAGCACCAACAGCATCTGGAAGATGCGCCAGCACCTGAGCATGACCTGTGCTGGCAATGAACCGTTTCACCGCAACTTCACCCGCAATGAAATCACTGACTTGTGGCATCGCGTCGGCTATGACGGCCAGATCCATGGTATTTGCTTCGGTCTCAACTGGCTGTGGACGGTACAGAAGTGA
- a CDS encoding DUF4418 family protein — translation MFKVLGVVLVVLAIFAAVFPMFTDCQSQGKAITLANGKTVPMKCHWSGIAEIAAAAPLAVVGVMMTFNRRKTTLMQLGGLGVVLGAVIIALPTFLIGVCQTPTMTCVTLERPGLITAGALVIASGLVGMVMAARSNRLE, via the coding sequence ATGTTTAAAGTCCTCGGCGTTGTCCTGGTGGTGCTGGCGATATTCGCCGCCGTTTTCCCGATGTTCACCGATTGCCAGTCCCAGGGAAAAGCCATTACCCTGGCCAACGGCAAGACCGTTCCCATGAAATGTCACTGGAGCGGTATTGCCGAGATCGCCGCCGCCGCCCCGCTGGCTGTCGTCGGCGTCATGATGACTTTCAACCGGCGCAAGACCACCCTTATGCAGTTGGGCGGACTCGGCGTAGTGCTGGGAGCGGTGATTATCGCCCTGCCTACCTTTCTGATCGGCGTCTGCCAGACCCCGACTATGACCTGTGTCACCCTGGAAAGGCCCGGACTCATCACCGCCGGGGCGCTGGTGATTGCTTCCGGCCTGGTTGGCATGGTTATGGCGGCCAGGTCCAACCGGTTGGAATAG
- a CDS encoding ABC transporter ATP-binding protein: MLKLENVTKTFALDASTSISPVRDVTLDIKAGELIMIIGRSGTGKSTLLNLAAGLIKPTSGRVTMNGGDLAGLDDQGLSTMRRETMGFIFQFPSLIPSITVLDNVYLPSGFTSRKSPNHFLERSKALLETVGLSAKSQVHPQQLSAGEQKRVAIARALVNEPKLILADEPTSDLDQHTENQIMELICSINKQGVTFLVVTHSLELLPFASRAFEMEDGRLKPIPCRNTPVASIGVARELP, translated from the coding sequence ATGCTGAAACTTGAGAACGTCACCAAAACCTTTGCCCTGGATGCGTCTACATCCATCAGTCCCGTCCGCGATGTCACCCTCGATATCAAAGCCGGGGAATTGATCATGATCATCGGCCGCTCCGGGACCGGGAAGTCCACCCTTCTAAATTTGGCCGCCGGATTGATCAAACCAACATCCGGCCGGGTGACAATGAACGGCGGCGATCTTGCCGGCCTGGATGATCAAGGGCTTTCAACCATGCGCCGTGAAACCATGGGCTTTATTTTTCAATTTCCCAGCCTGATTCCCTCCATAACGGTATTGGATAACGTTTATCTTCCCTCGGGCTTCACCTCCAGGAAATCCCCAAACCATTTTCTGGAACGTTCTAAAGCACTGCTGGAAACAGTCGGCTTAAGCGCAAAATCCCAGGTACATCCCCAACAGCTTTCGGCCGGTGAACAAAAAAGGGTAGCCATCGCCAGGGCTTTGGTGAACGAGCCCAAATTGATACTGGCCGATGAACCGACCAGCGACCTTGACCAACACACTGAAAACCAGATAATGGAGTTAATCTGCAGCATCAATAAACAGGGGGTAACTTTTCTGGTGGTTACCCACAGTCTGGAATTGCTGCCTTTCGCCAGCCGGGCTTTCGAAATGGAAGACGGCAGGCTGAAACCCATACCATGCCGAAATACGCCGGTTGCTTCCATCGGGGTAGCGAGGGAATTGCCATGA